From a single Bacillus sp. NEB1478 genomic region:
- a CDS encoding class I SAM-dependent methyltransferase yields MSFSNYGELCTEVYDLTKKVGQSFGGDIEYYADRLNGIKGRILEAMVGSGRVIIPLLEAGLQVDGIDYSSEMLASCQKRIDENGFTSKLFQGDLQNLQLPHKYDAIIIPGGSFLLIEKREESLAALKQMYENLAEGGRLIFDIFLPTDHFEAGKVLRTLTVECPNGDIITMEDKLVEVNFFEQYKVSYLKYEKWRSGNLIQTELQRFAIRWYGTHELKLIMESIGFKNVSISADFQYGKEPAHARQSFVFEATK; encoded by the coding sequence ATGTCTTTTAGTAATTATGGAGAACTTTGTACGGAAGTTTATGATCTGACAAAAAAGGTCGGTCAATCATTCGGCGGTGATATTGAGTATTATGCGGATCGTTTAAATGGAATAAAGGGAAGAATTTTAGAAGCAATGGTTGGTTCAGGAAGGGTTATCATTCCACTTTTAGAAGCTGGACTTCAAGTTGATGGAATAGACTATTCTTCTGAAATGCTGGCTTCTTGTCAAAAGCGTATTGATGAAAATGGCTTTACCTCTAAACTTTTTCAAGGAGATCTTCAAAATCTTCAACTGCCGCATAAATATGACGCCATTATCATTCCGGGCGGATCTTTTTTATTAATCGAAAAACGTGAAGAATCACTTGCTGCTTTAAAACAAATGTATGAAAACCTGGCAGAAGGCGGACGTCTGATTTTTGATATCTTTTTGCCGACTGATCATTTTGAAGCCGGAAAGGTACTCAGAACGTTAACAGTCGAGTGTCCGAACGGAGATATCATCACGATGGAAGATAAACTAGTAGAAGTGAATTTCTTTGAACAATACAAAGTTTCTTATTTGAAATACGAAAAATGGCGTTCTGGTAATCTGATTCAGACCGAGTTGCAGCGGTTTGCGATCCGGTGGTACGGGACCCATGAGTTAAAACTAATCATGGAAAGTATCGGCTTTAAGAATGTGTCCATTAGTGCAGATTTTCAGTATGGAAAAGAACCAGCACATGCACGCCAAAGTTTTGTGTTTGAAGCGACAAAATAA
- the pheA gene encoding prephenate dehydratase, whose protein sequence is MKVAYLGPQGSFSEEAAFRYFTTELIEWVMCDSILEVIEAVGEGAAEKGIVPIENSIEGTINITADGLLTHDLFVEAEIIFPVSLHLLALEGASVEGIREVWSIYPAIAQCRDFIKAAKMKTRQFDSTSSAAQAVKNQERTDVAAIASKGAADLFNLQITKSNIQDNSNNHTRFVVISNENTKQSGNKTMLLITPCQDHSGVLSSILNVFSALSINLTWIESRPTKKKLGTYHFFIETENGLHESKMKKAITILEAYEHDIRVLGSYHTTKL, encoded by the coding sequence ATGAAAGTGGCGTATTTAGGTCCTCAAGGAAGTTTTTCAGAAGAAGCTGCATTTCGTTATTTTACGACTGAGCTTATTGAGTGGGTTATGTGTGATTCGATTCTGGAAGTCATTGAAGCTGTTGGTGAAGGAGCGGCTGAAAAAGGGATAGTTCCAATCGAAAACTCCATAGAAGGTACGATTAATATAACTGCGGATGGATTATTAACGCATGATTTATTTGTGGAAGCTGAAATCATATTTCCGGTTTCGCTCCATCTATTAGCTCTAGAAGGGGCTAGTGTTGAAGGAATCCGTGAAGTATGGTCCATTTATCCAGCCATCGCTCAATGCCGGGATTTTATTAAAGCAGCAAAAATGAAAACGAGACAGTTTGACAGTACATCATCAGCTGCTCAAGCCGTTAAAAACCAAGAAAGAACAGATGTTGCTGCCATTGCATCAAAAGGTGCTGCTGATCTATTTAATTTGCAAATTACGAAAAGCAATATACAAGATAATAGCAATAATCATACGAGATTTGTTGTAATCAGCAATGAAAATACGAAACAAAGCGGAAACAAAACTATGCTGTTGATTACGCCGTGTCAAGACCATTCAGGTGTATTATCATCCATTTTAAATGTGTTTTCTGCTTTATCGATCAATCTAACTTGGATTGAATCGCGGCCAACTAAGAAAAAATTGGGGACGTACCATTTTTTTATCGAAACAGAAAATGGGTTGCATGAAAGCAAAATGAAAAAAGCAATTACCATTCTGGAAGCTTATGAACATGATATTCGAGTTTTAGGCAGTTATCATACAACAAAACTATAA
- a CDS encoding ABC transporter ATP-binding protein: protein MNPVIDVSNVSKSFGRHDVLQDISLSVTKNEIYGLLGPSGAGKTTLVKMIAGIETPTSGKITVLDTNMPSLQMMKRIGFMAQSDALYSELSGKENLEFFASIYGLKGAKQKERIEETAALVNLTDFLKKPVNQYSGGMKRRLSLAAALLHEPEILILDEPTVGIDPVLRQSVWNELYKLSENGTTILVTTHVMDEAEKCGQLGMIRDGRLIASGSPQQLKDTTSSETIEDAFLYYGGVRHEN from the coding sequence ATGAATCCTGTTATTGACGTTTCAAACGTTTCCAAAAGTTTTGGCAGACATGATGTACTACAAGACATCTCCCTCTCCGTCACCAAAAACGAAATTTACGGCTTGCTTGGTCCTTCTGGGGCAGGGAAAACCACTCTAGTAAAAATGATTGCAGGGATTGAAACACCTACATCTGGAAAAATTACTGTACTCGATACGAATATGCCGAGCCTGCAAATGATGAAACGTATCGGTTTTATGGCACAGTCCGATGCCCTTTATAGCGAGCTAAGCGGAAAAGAAAACCTTGAATTTTTTGCATCAATCTACGGACTTAAAGGAGCCAAGCAAAAAGAAAGAATCGAAGAAACAGCTGCTCTTGTCAACTTGACTGATTTCTTAAAAAAGCCTGTGAATCAATATTCTGGTGGAATGAAACGGCGCCTTTCACTTGCGGCAGCCCTGCTCCATGAACCAGAAATTCTGATATTGGATGAACCCACAGTCGGAATTGATCCAGTCCTCCGCCAGTCTGTCTGGAACGAACTTTACAAACTGAGCGAAAATGGAACTACCATTCTTGTAACAACACATGTAATGGATGAAGCGGAAAAATGCGGTCAACTAGGTATGATTCGTGATGGCAGGCTCATTGCCTCAGGTTCGCCACAGCAACTAAAAGATACAACATCAAGTGAAACAATCGAGGATGCTTTCCTCTATTACGGAGGTGTCCGTCATGAGAATTAG
- a CDS encoding ABC transporter permease: MRIRALVKRIIRQFKRDKRTLAMMFLAPLLILTLVSLVFSGNDYNPKIAVISKQAPIADQIEKADKAFIPYENSEKAEDDLKNEKLDAVLYVNPPSTKIKLEGSNPTANKAVMMKVEKALKKMNPLNNLQKAVEPKVEYLHGSSKMDSFDYIGPFLIGFFIFFFVFLISGVSFLRERTTGTLERLLATPMRRWEMVVGYVLGFGIFTIIQSAIIVSFAIYVLDIMMEGSIWYVILITLMLAITALSLGTLLSAFAKNELQMIQFIPIVVVPQVFFSGLFNIDTMADWLHPLSYIMPLTYGGQAIRDVMIQGDGWSQIYDEVLVLAGFSLLFMVLNTLALKKHRKL; the protein is encoded by the coding sequence ATGAGAATTAGAGCACTTGTCAAACGAATCATCCGACAATTTAAAAGAGATAAACGGACGCTTGCTATGATGTTTCTAGCTCCTTTGCTTATTTTGACACTCGTTTCTCTCGTTTTTTCAGGAAACGATTATAATCCGAAAATTGCTGTCATAAGTAAACAAGCACCAATCGCAGATCAAATTGAAAAAGCAGATAAAGCTTTTATTCCATATGAAAATAGTGAGAAAGCTGAAGATGATTTAAAGAATGAAAAACTTGACGCTGTTTTGTATGTGAACCCGCCTTCAACGAAAATTAAACTTGAAGGCAGTAACCCGACTGCAAATAAAGCCGTTATGATGAAAGTGGAAAAAGCACTTAAAAAGATGAATCCGCTAAATAATCTTCAAAAGGCTGTAGAACCAAAAGTTGAATACTTGCATGGTTCATCTAAAATGGATTCCTTTGATTACATCGGTCCGTTTCTGATCGGATTCTTTATTTTCTTTTTCGTATTCTTAATTTCCGGCGTATCGTTTTTACGTGAGCGGACCACTGGGACACTGGAAAGACTATTGGCAACGCCAATGCGCCGCTGGGAAATGGTAGTCGGGTATGTGCTCGGATTTGGAATCTTCACGATTATCCAATCCGCCATCATCGTTTCGTTTGCGATCTATGTGTTGGACATCATGATGGAAGGTTCGATCTGGTACGTCATACTGATCACACTCATGCTTGCTATAACGGCATTGTCACTCGGAACTTTGTTATCTGCCTTTGCGAAAAACGAACTTCAGATGATTCAATTCATACCGATCGTCGTCGTTCCACAAGTCTTTTTCTCAGGTTTGTTCAACATCGATACAATGGCTGACTGGCTGCATCCGTTAAGCTATATCATGCCGCTCACTTATGGCGGTCAGGCCATTCGTGATGTCATGATACAAGGAGACGGCTGGTCACAAATATACGACGAAGTTCTAGTGCTTGCTGGTTTTTCGCTTCTATTTATGGTACTCAATACACTCGCGCTGAAAAAGCACCGCAAACTGTAG
- a CDS encoding TetR/AcrR family transcriptional regulator, with protein MTDQEWIQELINADNNDLDLSDKQRKILEAAIDIFSEKGYAASSTSEIAKKAGVAEGTIFRHYKTKKELLLSIVTPTMGKFVAPFFIKSFAKEVFDNEYEHYEDFLRTVAKNRLEFVKKNFPVLKIFIQEIAFHDELREPYQKLVIEHIYPKFKKVIEHFQEKGEITNLPPSAVMRMTASSIMSYILPRVILFPSHDWDDEKEIDQIVQFVMYGLSGKQK; from the coding sequence ATGACCGATCAAGAATGGATTCAAGAATTAATAAATGCTGACAATAATGATCTCGATCTCAGTGATAAACAGCGCAAGATACTCGAAGCTGCGATTGATATTTTTTCCGAAAAAGGATACGCCGCTTCATCTACGAGTGAAATCGCCAAAAAAGCTGGTGTTGCTGAAGGTACAATTTTCCGCCATTACAAAACAAAAAAGGAGCTATTGCTATCGATCGTCACACCCACAATGGGAAAGTTTGTAGCACCCTTTTTTATAAAATCATTTGCAAAAGAAGTGTTTGATAACGAATATGAACATTATGAGGATTTCTTGAGGACGGTTGCAAAAAATCGTCTGGAGTTTGTGAAAAAGAACTTTCCTGTATTAAAAATTTTCATCCAGGAAATCGCGTTTCACGATGAACTTCGAGAACCCTATCAAAAGCTGGTTATCGAACATATTTACCCAAAGTTCAAAAAAGTGATCGAACACTTTCAAGAAAAAGGAGAAATCACCAACCTACCGCCATCTGCCGTTATGCGAATGACCGCGTCCAGTATCATGAGTTACATTCTTCCAAGAGTCATACTGTTTCCTTCTCATGATTGGGATGACGAAAAAGAGATTGATCAGATCGTTCAATTCGTTATGTATGGATTGAGTGGAAAACAAAAATAA
- a CDS encoding NUDIX domain-containing protein — MDKSRPRAFAAILKDDTILMVREVNKTNDFWTLPGGGLEFGETFEKAVVREVREEVNLDVKVVKYLFSRNYEHGIEKCYLVEVTEDDREPSLGFDPEFPLNEQNLSEVKWQSIKNMKNDLHVSEVIRAMNIKMN; from the coding sequence ATGGATAAAAGCAGACCAAGGGCATTTGCCGCAATATTAAAAGATGACACAATTCTTATGGTTCGTGAAGTTAACAAAACGAATGATTTTTGGACACTGCCTGGAGGAGGGCTGGAATTTGGGGAAACCTTTGAAAAAGCTGTTGTCCGAGAAGTGCGTGAGGAAGTAAACTTAGACGTAAAAGTAGTGAAGTATTTATTTTCAAGAAACTATGAACACGGCATCGAAAAGTGTTATTTAGTTGAAGTGACTGAAGATGATAGAGAGCCATCATTAGGTTTTGATCCTGAATTTCCTTTGAACGAACAAAATTTGTCAGAAGTAAAATGGCAATCAATTAAAAATATGAAAAACGATTTGCATGTATCTGAAGTAATCAGGGCAATGAATATTAAAATGAATTAA
- a CDS encoding VOC family protein, with the protein MNQKLLRVGTTYLPVRDPKKSAIWYSDKLSAEINYQDDEKVILNLANQSFFLVKSPEKETSNFRDQKGNVRFCLTFEVDGMESLYSLQKELYKSGVRTGEIEDRGHQGKNFVFFDPDGNMFDVWSELSPAFKQLQNLLQTEV; encoded by the coding sequence ATGAATCAAAAACTTTTACGTGTTGGAACAACTTACTTGCCGGTTCGTGATCCAAAGAAGTCGGCTATTTGGTATTCAGACAAGTTAAGTGCGGAAATTAACTATCAAGACGATGAAAAAGTGATTTTAAATCTAGCAAATCAAAGTTTCTTCCTCGTAAAGTCTCCAGAAAAAGAAACATCTAATTTCAGAGATCAAAAAGGAAATGTGAGATTTTGTTTAACTTTTGAAGTGGATGGTATGGAAAGCCTTTATTCCTTACAAAAGGAATTATACAAATCTGGTGTACGAACAGGAGAAATAGAAGACCGCGGCCACCAGGGTAAGAATTTTGTATTCTTTGATCCTGATGGGAATATGTTTGATGTATGGAGTGAACTAAGTCCAGCATTTAAGCAGTTGCAAAATTTACTTCAAACAGAGGTGTAA